A window of Deltaproteobacteria bacterium contains these coding sequences:
- a CDS encoding RNA-binding transcriptional accessory protein: MSQKATVRVQTGPIIASELNLPLPGVSAVLKLLADGNTIPFIARYRKEVTGGLDEVAVEAIQERNQYIVDLEDRRSTVLASIKEQGKLSDALEKRILACDTKSKLEDIYLPFKPKRRTRATIARERGLEPLADLILQQPIEGTPEQAAALFINLEKEVADIEAALKGARDIVAEAVSERSESRQLVRDALMNQGVLTSVVTSEFKEKRSRFEQYYTFSEPVSDIPSHRFLAIRRGEREGALRVTVELDSEPLKSRLLGIMEWAKGSTFSAQLIQAVDDAYNRLLAPTLETDIRAEVKMKSDRAAVEIFASNMRDLLLAAPFGARGVIGIDPGLRTGSKCVALDGTGRFIETTTLFISRGQRDALEAETILAGLIEKHKPRAIAVGNGTGGRETETFVKKVLRD; this comes from the coding sequence ATGTCTCAAAAAGCTACTGTTCGCGTTCAAACAGGACCCATTATTGCTTCCGAACTGAATTTGCCGTTACCAGGTGTTTCAGCGGTACTTAAGCTCTTGGCGGATGGCAATACCATTCCGTTTATCGCGCGATACCGTAAAGAGGTTACGGGTGGCCTGGACGAGGTTGCTGTAGAAGCTATCCAAGAGCGCAATCAGTACATTGTAGACTTGGAAGACCGGCGTTCAACCGTTTTAGCTTCCATCAAGGAGCAGGGTAAGCTGTCAGATGCCTTGGAAAAACGTATCTTAGCTTGTGATACCAAGAGCAAGCTTGAAGACATCTACTTGCCGTTTAAGCCAAAGCGTCGAACAAGAGCCACCATTGCTCGTGAGCGAGGGTTGGAACCATTGGCTGATCTCATTCTTCAGCAACCGATAGAAGGCACGCCAGAGCAGGCGGCGGCACTTTTTATCAACCTGGAGAAGGAAGTTGCGGATATCGAAGCTGCCCTTAAAGGGGCCCGGGATATTGTGGCTGAAGCTGTTTCCGAACGTTCGGAGTCTCGGCAACTGGTTCGTGATGCCTTGATGAATCAAGGTGTTTTAACTTCGGTCGTTACGAGTGAATTCAAGGAAAAGCGAAGTCGATTCGAGCAGTACTATACTTTCAGTGAGCCTGTGTCCGATATTCCATCTCACCGCTTTTTGGCGATTCGTCGTGGAGAGCGAGAGGGCGCACTGCGCGTTACAGTTGAACTTGACTCAGAGCCTCTCAAGAGCCGTCTTTTGGGAATAATGGAGTGGGCCAAAGGTTCCACATTTTCAGCCCAGCTGATTCAGGCCGTAGACGATGCCTATAACCGTCTCCTAGCGCCTACGCTCGAAACAGACATCCGAGCCGAAGTTAAAATGAAGTCTGACCGTGCTGCGGTAGAAATCTTTGCTTCGAATATGCGTGACCTGCTTTTGGCAGCACCCTTTGGTGCACGGGGCGTGATCGGGATTGACCCTGGCCTTCGAACAGGAAGCAAGTGTGTCGCCTTAGATGGCACGGGACGTTTTATAGAAACAACCACGCTCTTTATCTCACGTGGACAACGGGATGCGCTGGAAGCTGAAACTATCTTGGCGGGCCTTATCGAAAAGCATAAGCCTCGTGCCATTGCAGTTGGTAACGGAACCGGTGGCCGCGAAACTGAGACTTTCGTTAAGAAGGTTCTACGGGAT
- a CDS encoding sigma-54-dependent Fis family transcriptional regulator gives MQEQAHILVVDDERGILDSLQKIFERENYRVTTTDSGVEALEHVRSTKRVDLVLSDIMMPKMSGIELLRAIKAISPSTEMVMMTAFGTVDNAVECMREGAYDFISKPLKRAIVVKSVQRALERRALVAENKVLRDSIDVASLGPVVGQSNAIQATLDMAGQAAPSRATILVTGESGTGKELLARHIHQVSDRADKPFVAVNCAALPEALLESELFGHEKGAFTGATERREGRFERANGGTLFLDEIGETSSAVQVRLLRALQEGEIERLGGQSVIPVDVRVVAATNRQLKEAVEIGDFREDLFYRLNVIEIEVPALRLRQGDVPVLAQYFLTKFSVKNDKPMRGFAEAAMRALDAYPWPGNVRELENSIERAVVLSRADVIGIDDLPASIRESSTAQSTSESEGFLIPYGTPLDEVERRIIRGTLERTGGDKKLAARLLGIASRTIYRKLDE, from the coding sequence ATGCAAGAACAAGCCCATATCCTGGTTGTGGACGACGAGCGAGGAATTCTGGATTCACTCCAGAAGATATTTGAGCGCGAAAACTACCGTGTGACCACGACAGATAGCGGTGTAGAGGCATTGGAACACGTTCGTTCAACGAAGCGGGTCGACCTTGTCTTGTCGGACATTATGATGCCCAAAATGAGTGGTATAGAGCTGCTCCGAGCTATCAAAGCGATCAGTCCTTCTACTGAGATGGTTATGATGACGGCCTTTGGAACCGTCGATAACGCGGTAGAATGTATGCGTGAAGGAGCTTACGACTTCATCAGTAAGCCTCTTAAGCGAGCCATTGTAGTAAAATCTGTTCAAAGAGCGCTGGAGAGGCGCGCCTTGGTGGCTGAGAACAAAGTTCTGAGAGATTCGATAGATGTCGCGTCGCTGGGCCCGGTAGTTGGTCAATCCAATGCTATTCAAGCGACCCTTGATATGGCTGGTCAAGCTGCTCCTTCTCGGGCCACTATCTTGGTTACGGGTGAGAGCGGCACGGGTAAAGAATTGCTAGCGCGCCATATTCATCAGGTGAGTGATCGCGCCGATAAGCCATTTGTTGCAGTCAATTGTGCTGCTTTGCCTGAGGCTTTACTCGAGAGTGAACTGTTCGGACATGAAAAAGGGGCATTTACGGGGGCCACGGAACGTCGCGAAGGTCGTTTCGAACGAGCCAATGGCGGTACGCTCTTTTTGGACGAGATTGGTGAAACGTCATCTGCTGTTCAAGTTCGACTTTTACGGGCCCTTCAAGAGGGCGAGATTGAGCGTCTGGGTGGTCAGTCTGTGATTCCCGTTGATGTTCGGGTCGTTGCGGCAACCAATCGCCAGCTTAAAGAGGCGGTTGAAATCGGGGATTTTCGAGAAGACCTCTTTTACCGTTTAAACGTAATCGAAATTGAGGTCCCAGCGCTAAGATTACGGCAGGGTGATGTACCCGTTTTGGCACAATATTTTCTCACGAAATTTTCGGTGAAAAATGATAAACCGATGCGTGGGTTCGCCGAAGCTGCCATGCGAGCGCTGGATGCTTATCCTTGGCCGGGTAACGTGCGAGAACTTGAGAATTCCATCGAGCGGGCGGTCGTTCTGAGTAGGGCAGATGTCATCGGTATTGATGACTTACCCGCAAGTATTCGGGAGTCGAGCACGGCTCAAAGCACGTCCGAAAGTGAAGGATTCTTGATTCCATACGGAACCCCCTTGGATGAAGTCGAGCGTCGTATTATACGCGGCACACTTGAGCGAACGGGCGGTGACAAAAAGTTGGCAGCCAGGTTATTGGGCATTGCCAGCCGGACCATCTATCGAAAGCTCGACGAGTAA
- a CDS encoding DNA-directed RNA polymerase subunit omega, with product MARVTVEDCLDHIDNRFALVILAAQRSRQLLKGAKPTVEHTKNKAAVLSLREIAAGHVYSDSDLIDVLSQDMKNV from the coding sequence ATGGCACGTGTTACGGTAGAAGACTGTTTAGATCATATTGATAATCGATTTGCATTGGTGATTCTTGCAGCTCAGCGCTCTCGCCAGTTGCTCAAGGGCGCCAAGCCAACAGTCGAGCATACAAAAAATAAAGCAGCGGTTCTTTCGTTACGCGAAATTGCTGCAGGTCACGTCTACTCTGACTCCGACCTCATCGATGTGCTTAGCCAAGACATGAAAAACGTCTAA
- a CDS encoding DEAD/DEAH box helicase, with protein MPETVTEADAQDLPKEEVVAQAEAIEEVKENSEVTEVEAAEAVTTDDDSAPEAQAATEDSEAQTTDEEAPVARNGLIFSERPFSDFPIGDKLKEALAEMKYEYPTDVQEEVIDAALKGSDLVVQAKTGSGKTLGFGLPILERFEPGCGEPCKPKVLVLTPTRELAHQVAQEFRRVGEANGNKIFAVYGGVPLSRQVGALKSGIDILIATPGRLLDHIRRKNVSLEGIQTAVLDEADEMLSMGFWDDVTSLLEQCPEGRQVMLFSATLPYQIAKAAAHYLKDPVRVDVSGDVLTVDGIDNTIFHVLPDLPKPRQLLYLLEEERPSSAIVFCNTRNETEVIAKYLCQNGFVAEALSGSFRQRERERVMGRIKSGALRYMVATDIAARGIDIEHLSHVYNYSLPEFSEVYLHRVGRTGRAGRSGKAVSLVDGKGLGTYTVLERKFNVKFTEIELPNEEIVLRKRSERIMKDLLDKASVAETSQHRPAAEDIIKNEDSAEIVAFLLKSYFGQQAADATKSGNGPRPQKRDRNPDENREARGENGGDDDDGRSRRRRRRRGGREDGGERNDRNDRNDRGGRGGRDRKPRGERNEQAASGGGETATAPAEDGMRHLKVNIGFDDGFKGRGAIAKKITSLAGLNDGIVSEIESKRNHAVLKTTPEVADLLVERVDGAQIGKKILSVSIA; from the coding sequence ATGCCAGAGACAGTTACGGAGGCAGACGCACAAGATCTGCCCAAAGAAGAGGTGGTTGCCCAAGCAGAGGCGATCGAAGAAGTTAAAGAAAATTCGGAGGTTACTGAAGTTGAAGCGGCTGAAGCTGTGACGACTGATGATGACTCTGCTCCTGAGGCTCAAGCAGCTACTGAGGACTCCGAAGCTCAAACAACAGACGAAGAGGCGCCGGTGGCTCGCAATGGCTTGATCTTCTCGGAACGTCCTTTCAGTGACTTTCCGATCGGGGACAAGCTAAAAGAAGCGCTCGCAGAGATGAAATACGAATATCCAACGGATGTTCAAGAAGAAGTCATCGATGCTGCGTTGAAGGGAAGCGACCTCGTTGTACAAGCTAAGACCGGTAGCGGAAAGACTCTCGGGTTTGGTTTACCGATCTTAGAGCGATTCGAGCCAGGTTGTGGTGAGCCTTGTAAGCCAAAGGTCTTGGTTCTGACACCTACGCGTGAGCTTGCTCACCAAGTAGCTCAGGAATTTCGACGGGTCGGCGAGGCGAACGGCAATAAGATTTTTGCGGTTTACGGTGGCGTTCCGTTATCGAGACAAGTTGGTGCGTTGAAATCAGGAATTGATATCCTGATTGCTACACCGGGTCGTCTGCTTGATCATATTCGGCGTAAGAATGTTTCGCTAGAAGGTATTCAGACGGCTGTTTTGGATGAAGCTGATGAGATGCTCTCGATGGGCTTTTGGGATGATGTAACGTCACTCCTAGAGCAGTGCCCTGAAGGACGCCAAGTCATGCTATTTTCAGCGACTCTGCCGTACCAAATTGCGAAAGCGGCTGCACATTATCTAAAAGACCCTGTGCGAGTCGATGTTTCCGGAGACGTGCTCACAGTAGACGGTATCGATAATACCATCTTCCACGTGTTGCCCGACCTCCCGAAGCCACGTCAATTGCTTTATCTGCTGGAAGAAGAACGACCAAGCAGTGCAATTGTTTTCTGTAACACCCGAAATGAGACAGAGGTTATTGCAAAGTACCTATGTCAAAATGGGTTTGTAGCAGAAGCGTTGAGCGGAAGTTTTCGTCAGCGTGAACGTGAACGTGTTATGGGACGGATCAAGAGCGGAGCACTTCGCTACATGGTCGCTACCGATATTGCTGCTCGCGGCATTGATATTGAGCACCTATCGCATGTTTACAACTATTCACTACCGGAATTCTCGGAAGTTTACTTGCATCGCGTAGGCCGTACTGGTCGCGCAGGTCGCAGTGGCAAGGCCGTTAGCCTTGTTGATGGTAAAGGCTTGGGTACCTACACGGTATTAGAGCGAAAATTTAATGTTAAATTTACCGAAATTGAACTTCCAAACGAAGAAATTGTCCTCCGGAAGAGGAGTGAGAGAATTATGAAAGATTTACTCGATAAGGCATCAGTCGCAGAGACTAGCCAGCACCGTCCAGCAGCTGAAGATATCATCAAGAATGAGGATTCCGCTGAAATTGTAGCATTCCTACTCAAGTCATACTTCGGCCAGCAAGCCGCTGATGCAACGAAGAGTGGCAATGGGCCGCGTCCGCAAAAGCGTGACCGCAATCCTGATGAGAATCGGGAAGCACGTGGCGAAAATGGTGGAGATGACGATGATGGCAGAAGCCGTCGTCGCCGTCGTCGTCGCGGTGGCCGTGAAGATGGTGGTGAGCGTAACGACCGTAATGACCGCAACGACCGTGGTGGTCGCGGCGGCCGAGATCGTAAGCCACGTGGCGAGCGTAACGAGCAAGCAGCATCCGGTGGTGGTGAAACTGCTACTGCACCCGCAGAGGATGGTATGCGCCACCTCAAAGTGAACATCGGTTTTGACGACGGCTTTAAGGGTCGTGGTGCCATTGCGAAGAAGATTACTTCACTCGCAGGACTCAACGATGGAATCGTTAGCGAGATTGAATCTAAGCGCAATCACGCCGTTCTCAAAACGACACCTGAGGTTGCAGATCTCTTGGTAGAGCGTGTTGACGGTGCTCAAATTGGTAAAAAGATTCTTTCTGTATCTATTGCTTAA
- a CDS encoding 6-carboxytetrahydropterin synthase, whose translation MFRIYKSIDVDFAHHIRGHKGHCINIHGHTWKFEVGLHAAELDKEGFVVDFAVLKREILKPCHDLLDHSLAIGEETWNDIGGSLEPVGKLLLQSRIPLHNTADTCERVVTRLGGAENRFPGGMKVTVFPFSPTSERIAQWLYNAAVDSIEDERVKVTFARIYETLHPVEAVAEYHRP comes from the coding sequence ATGTTTAGAATATATAAAAGCATTGACGTCGACTTTGCCCACCATATCCGTGGGCACAAGGGACACTGTATCAATATCCACGGACACACTTGGAAGTTTGAGGTTGGCCTTCATGCGGCTGAGCTCGACAAAGAGGGGTTTGTCGTCGATTTCGCGGTATTGAAGCGTGAAATCCTCAAGCCTTGTCACGATCTGCTCGACCATAGCCTCGCCATAGGCGAAGAGACTTGGAACGACATCGGTGGTTCACTGGAGCCAGTGGGTAAATTATTGCTGCAAAGTCGGATTCCCCTTCACAATACCGCAGACACCTGCGAGCGCGTGGTTACACGGCTTGGCGGTGCGGAGAATCGGTTCCCCGGTGGCATGAAAGTCACCGTGTTTCCGTTTAGTCCCACCAGCGAACGTATCGCTCAATGGCTATACAATGCAGCAGTTGACTCGATTGAAGATGAGCGCGTGAAAGTTACATTCGCTAGAATTTACGAAACGCTCCACCCAGTTGAAGCCGTTGCGGAATACCACCGCCCTTAG
- a CDS encoding DTW domain-containing protein, which produces MGTRSKRSDRCPACRMHVADCLCALIPKLDLETRVIVVMHHREWSKPTATAPLFSLAAPNSEIRLRGRQDQPFSSEGIVTHERRTLLLYPSDDAEILTPELVKQDPRPVTLVVPDGSWRQAAKSTQREPVLKGLSRVTLPDMGPTRYRLRNEPKPGGLGTFEAISRALRILEGEETYLALDALFNTMVERTLTTRGQPTTDKGTIGSA; this is translated from the coding sequence ATGGGTACCCGTTCTAAACGCAGCGACCGCTGCCCTGCTTGCCGTATGCACGTTGCCGACTGCCTCTGTGCTCTCATTCCAAAGCTCGACTTAGAGACCCGTGTTATCGTCGTAATGCATCACCGCGAATGGAGTAAACCAACCGCGACTGCGCCCCTTTTTTCCCTCGCTGCGCCGAATTCAGAAATTAGGTTACGTGGCCGGCAGGACCAGCCATTTTCCTCCGAAGGAATAGTGACTCACGAGCGCCGCACCCTTTTACTTTACCCAAGTGATGACGCAGAAATCTTAACACCTGAACTGGTTAAACAAGATCCAAGACCCGTGACCCTGGTGGTTCCAGACGGCAGTTGGCGCCAAGCCGCAAAGTCTACGCAGCGCGAGCCCGTCCTAAAAGGTCTCAGCCGGGTAACCCTCCCCGATATGGGACCCACCCGGTATCGCTTGCGAAATGAGCCTAAGCCAGGTGGCCTTGGAACGTTCGAGGCCATTTCGCGAGCCCTCCGCATCCTTGAAGGCGAAGAAACATACTTGGCTCTCGATGCTTTGTTCAACACAATGGTTGAGCGTACCCTCACCACGCGTGGCCAACCTACTACCGACAAAGGCACTATCGGTTCGGCCTAA
- a CDS encoding DEAD/DEAH box helicase, with protein MSQSQEQPVNGFAKFDLHPNIMRGIQNAGFTEPRPIQAKTLPAALAGDDILGLAQTGTGKTAGFAIPILERIARDPCEGPTALILAPTRELAAQIADEIRTLASCTRIKGITIYGGVGQRPQVAGLRQRPDIIVACPGRLLDLIGQGFVKLGHVQTLVLDEADHMFDMGFLVSIRKILKHLPRKRQNLLFSATMPKEIRHLADEMLDDPTVVELENKKPIDLIEQVVYPVHHRRKVRLTEHILRTDDVSRAIIFTRTKRGAKALADKLDRANFNAAALQGNMSQNARERVMRGFKSGKLDILVATDIAARGIDVSKVSHVINYDVPDTPEAYTHRIGRTGRAECTGKACTFITSEDRSMLRAIERRIDQDIPQNILEEFIHCDDPDPRNRATKPSNSGRRSHNRGNSRDQRSNASGRGQSSKPARKRKPDENNSDRPRSNTNGKPARANSETSADAPKRLKPKAKAPANRDGEPRAQKAKPARNPRPGNKPAAGGNRPPKKRNKPGQSASVGNRRTRPSS; from the coding sequence ATGTCTCAATCTCAAGAGCAGCCCGTCAACGGGTTCGCAAAATTCGACCTTCATCCTAACATCATGCGCGGAATTCAAAATGCTGGGTTTACTGAACCACGCCCAATCCAAGCAAAAACGCTGCCCGCGGCACTTGCTGGCGACGATATCCTCGGTCTTGCCCAAACCGGCACAGGGAAAACAGCCGGCTTTGCTATTCCAATTCTCGAGCGGATTGCTCGAGACCCATGCGAAGGCCCAACAGCCCTGATTCTTGCGCCAACACGGGAACTTGCAGCGCAAATCGCTGACGAAATCCGAACACTCGCATCGTGTACACGTATCAAGGGGATCACTATCTACGGCGGCGTTGGACAACGCCCACAAGTAGCCGGTCTGCGTCAGCGACCCGACATCATTGTCGCTTGCCCTGGTCGCTTGCTGGATCTCATCGGCCAAGGCTTCGTAAAGCTCGGCCATGTCCAAACACTCGTCCTCGATGAAGCCGACCATATGTTCGACATGGGCTTCTTGGTCTCCATTCGAAAAATATTGAAACATCTTCCGCGAAAGCGCCAGAACCTGCTTTTCTCGGCCACCATGCCTAAGGAAATTCGTCACCTCGCAGATGAAATGCTTGACGACCCAACAGTTGTAGAACTTGAAAATAAGAAGCCAATCGATCTCATCGAACAAGTTGTCTACCCCGTGCACCACCGGCGCAAAGTTCGCCTCACTGAGCATATCCTACGGACGGACGATGTAAGCCGAGCGATCATTTTCACTCGAACTAAAAGAGGTGCCAAGGCGCTTGCAGACAAACTGGACCGCGCCAACTTCAATGCCGCAGCACTCCAAGGAAACATGTCGCAAAATGCGAGAGAAAGGGTCATGCGCGGATTTAAATCAGGCAAGCTTGATATCCTCGTTGCGACCGATATCGCCGCCAGAGGTATCGATGTCTCGAAAGTGTCTCACGTAATCAACTACGATGTGCCAGACACGCCAGAAGCCTACACGCATAGAATCGGTAGAACCGGGCGAGCAGAATGCACAGGCAAAGCCTGCACCTTCATCACATCAGAAGACCGTTCGATGCTTCGCGCCATCGAGCGTCGTATCGACCAGGACATACCTCAAAACATTCTTGAAGAGTTCATTCATTGCGACGACCCCGATCCACGTAATCGAGCCACCAAGCCGAGCAATTCAGGCAGACGAAGCCACAACCGCGGTAATTCGCGAGACCAGCGTAGTAATGCATCAGGTCGTGGGCAATCTTCAAAGCCAGCACGAAAGAGAAAGCCCGACGAAAACAATTCGGACCGGCCACGCTCGAACACAAACGGCAAACCTGCACGGGCAAACTCTGAAACATCAGCTGATGCGCCGAAGCGCCTTAAGCCAAAAGCAAAGGCACCTGCCAACCGAGATGGTGAACCACGGGCTCAAAAGGCAAAGCCGGCCAGAAATCCTAGACCGGGCAACAAGCCGGCTGCAGGTGGCAACCGTCCTCCGAAAAAACGCAACAAACCAGGGCAATCAGCTTCGGTTGGCAACAGAAGAACTAGACCAAGCAGCTGA
- a CDS encoding ATP-binding cassette domain-containing protein, which yields MIQTDGLTLSFAGRTLFENVNIKFTPGNSYGLIGANGAGKSTFLRCLSGEQESSGGSVSIPKGLRLSMLRQNHFEYNEVKVLDTVIQGHSRLWNVMQEKDAIYAKPDFNDDDGMKAAELESEFADMNGWEAEAMAGQLLANLGITTAQQELLVQDLEDSEKVRVLLAQALFGDPDVLLLDEPTNHLDVDSILWLEDFLLNFKNTVVVVSHDRHFLDKVCTHIADIDFQKVTLFTGNYAFWYQTSQMALTQRQDSNKKKEDKMKELKSFIARFSANASKSKQATSRKALLDKISLDDIKPSSRKYPYIVFKPERDLGKEVLFVEHLTKTVDGEVLFKDLHLNIGKGERVAFVGPDHAVTALMDILAGEAQADSGELRWGHSTNRGYLPKDHDTFFNTDDNLVNWIRQFSEQKEENFVRSFLGRMLFSGEDVLKCANVLSGGEKMRCMLARIMLRDPNVVLLDSPTNHLDLESITALNNALTQFQGTLLFTSHDVEFVNTLATRVVELDGTHFHDLHKGFEEYLADEARQERAGIQAR from the coding sequence ATGATTCAGACCGATGGCTTAACACTTTCGTTCGCCGGTAGAACCCTCTTTGAAAACGTAAATATCAAGTTCACGCCTGGTAACTCATATGGGCTTATCGGTGCCAACGGTGCCGGTAAATCGACCTTTTTAAGATGTCTATCTGGCGAGCAAGAATCAAGCGGCGGAAGTGTTTCCATTCCCAAAGGTCTACGTTTGAGCATGCTCAGGCAGAACCATTTTGAGTACAATGAAGTCAAAGTTCTGGATACCGTGATCCAAGGCCACAGCCGCTTATGGAACGTGATGCAAGAAAAGGACGCGATTTACGCGAAGCCTGACTTCAATGATGACGACGGCATGAAGGCAGCCGAACTCGAGTCTGAGTTTGCTGACATGAACGGGTGGGAAGCAGAAGCGATGGCTGGGCAGCTCCTAGCAAACCTAGGAATCACAACTGCGCAGCAAGAGTTACTTGTTCAAGACCTGGAAGACAGCGAAAAAGTTCGTGTTTTGTTGGCACAGGCTTTATTCGGTGACCCTGACGTACTGCTACTCGATGAGCCTACAAACCACCTCGACGTGGACTCCATCCTGTGGCTTGAAGACTTCCTACTAAATTTCAAGAACACGGTGGTTGTGGTTTCTCACGACAGACACTTTCTTGATAAAGTTTGTACGCACATTGCCGATATCGATTTTCAGAAAGTCACACTTTTCACCGGAAACTATGCATTCTGGTATCAGACAAGTCAGATGGCCCTTACTCAGCGCCAAGACTCAAACAAGAAAAAAGAAGACAAGATGAAGGAACTAAAATCTTTCATCGCGCGCTTTAGCGCCAACGCCTCGAAGTCCAAACAAGCTACAAGCAGAAAAGCGTTGCTGGATAAAATCTCACTCGACGACATCAAACCGTCATCAAGGAAGTACCCCTACATCGTATTCAAACCTGAACGCGATCTTGGCAAAGAGGTTCTCTTTGTAGAGCATCTTACCAAGACCGTAGATGGTGAAGTGTTATTCAAAGACCTTCATTTGAATATCGGCAAGGGTGAGCGAGTCGCATTTGTTGGACCAGATCATGCAGTCACCGCCTTGATGGATATCTTGGCGGGCGAAGCGCAAGCTGACTCCGGTGAACTTCGATGGGGCCATTCTACGAACCGCGGTTACCTGCCGAAAGACCATGACACCTTCTTTAATACCGACGACAACTTGGTAAATTGGATTCGCCAATTTTCAGAGCAAAAGGAAGAAAACTTTGTTCGAAGCTTTCTTGGCCGAATGCTCTTTAGCGGTGAAGACGTTCTCAAGTGTGCAAATGTATTATCGGGCGGAGAAAAGATGCGCTGCATGTTAGCGCGAATCATGCTCCGTGACCCTAACGTTGTGCTGCTTGACAGCCCCACCAACCACCTCGACCTTGAATCAATCACGGCACTCAACAATGCCCTGACACAATTTCAGGGCACCCTACTCTTTACATCCCATGATGTGGAATTCGTAAACACGCTGGCAACCCGAGTGGTTGAACTCGACGGCACACACTTCCATGATCTGCACAAAGGGTTTGAAGAGTACCTGGCTGATGAAGCTCGCCAAGAGCGCGCTGGTATCCAGGCAAGATAA
- a CDS encoding RluA family pseudouridine synthase: protein MEDAIQSEPDPQVVLRQVLKDLGLSNAEIKQAGATGKVLVRGVPTADAGRMVYPDEVQYIPDARKLTPGRDIVILHRDYNIAVVNKPSGWLSVKANNQKNKTDVVSFIGKVCDDSYAVHRLDQETSGVMMVALDEDSQYRIKELFEVHDIERRYLAIVQGRPGRNSWTVESNLVRNRGDGKRGTGDSEDGKRAVTHFKIIQRLRGATLVEATLETGRTHQVRIHLAEAGHPVLGDKLYGNAGSSRRLPRVALHAAVLGFDHPSTQLKMRFDVPLADDMEKLRRELTRPESNGPRFQAGADGAEGPTRAGPTRPPKNKKKTKKARKKR, encoded by the coding sequence ATGGAAGACGCCATTCAAAGTGAGCCGGATCCTCAAGTTGTTTTGCGACAAGTCCTCAAGGATTTAGGTCTTAGCAATGCTGAAATCAAGCAGGCTGGAGCCACCGGCAAAGTGTTGGTTCGTGGCGTTCCTACCGCCGACGCTGGACGAATGGTTTATCCTGACGAAGTTCAATATATTCCTGATGCACGCAAATTAACGCCCGGCCGTGACATCGTCATACTGCATCGTGATTACAATATAGCGGTGGTCAACAAACCCAGTGGCTGGCTAAGCGTGAAAGCCAACAATCAGAAGAACAAAACAGATGTGGTTAGCTTTATCGGCAAAGTCTGTGACGACTCCTATGCGGTGCACCGACTTGACCAAGAAACATCTGGTGTGATGATGGTTGCACTGGACGAAGACAGCCAGTACCGCATCAAAGAGCTTTTTGAAGTTCATGATATTGAAAGACGTTATCTTGCCATTGTGCAAGGCCGCCCAGGAAGAAACAGCTGGACTGTTGAAAGCAATCTGGTCCGAAACCGCGGCGACGGTAAACGAGGAACCGGTGATAGCGAAGACGGAAAACGTGCAGTCACCCACTTCAAGATTATTCAGCGCCTGCGAGGAGCAACCCTCGTGGAAGCCACACTGGAAACAGGGCGTACCCACCAGGTTAGAATTCATTTAGCAGAAGCAGGGCACCCAGTCCTCGGTGATAAGCTCTACGGTAATGCCGGATCTTCAAGAAGACTACCCAGAGTTGCTCTTCATGCTGCTGTCCTCGGGTTCGACCATCCAAGCACCCAGTTAAAAATGCGATTCGATGTGCCTCTGGCCGACGACATGGAGAAGCTTCGTAGAGAACTCACTCGCCCTGAGTCGAACGGTCCTCGATTTCAAGCGGGAGCAGATGGCGCGGAAGGCCCAACAAGAGCTGGACCGACTCGCCCACCCAAGAATAAGAAGAAGACCAAAAAAGCGAGAAAAAAGCGCTAG